CTGTCCGAAGCGCTGGCGCGCGTAGAGCCCGAGCTGGCCGTCGTTCTGCTGCACCGTGGTGTAGTCCGGGAAGCCCATCCATTTCGAGCGCGAGACGTAGGTCGCCCGCCCCTCGGCAGGGCTGCCCGCCAGCACCTCGGTGCGCGGGCTCTCGAGGATGATCCGGTGCAGCGCCTCGAAGGTCTTCTCGCCGCCGGGGATGCGCCGGCGCACGCCGCTGGCAAGATCCTGGTCGGCGCTCACCTGCGGATCGACGTTCCAGACGGCGGGGTCCGAGGGCGCCAGCCGTATCCACGCCAGACCGGCGATAACCAGCAGAAGCACAATCCAGAATATGATGCGCACCACGCGTTCCTTTCGTCGCTTGCCGCCCGCCGCGGATGACGCAACGGATGGCTCCTGATTTCACAATTCCCGCGCCCGTTCAAAGCGCCTCACGCGCCGCTCGCGGGATTGTGCCCATCGGCTCAGCGCCGGGTCCAGCCCCAGAGGCACAGCAGTTCCATCGCCACGTGCGCCCCCGCGATGGCGGTCGCGCCGGTGGTGTCGAAGGGCGGCGAGACCTCGACCACGTCGCCCCCGACGAGGTTGATCCCCGCCAGTTCGCGCAGGCAGACCGCCGCCTGGTGGCTCGAGAGCCCGCCCCAGACCGGCGTGCCGGTGCCCGGCGCGAAGGCCGGGTCGAGCGCGTCGATGTCGAAGGTAAGGTAGACCGGATGGCCGCGCACGATCTCGCGCGCCCGCGCCGCCGCCGCCTCGGGGCCGATGCGGTGCAGCTCCCGCGCGTCGATGATGTTGAAGCCGAGCGTGTCGGGATTGTCGGTGCGGATGCCGATCTGCACCGAGCGCGCCGGGTCGACGAGCCCCAGCTTCACCGCCTTGTACATGAAGGTGCCGTGGTCGATCCGCGCGAAGTCGTCATCCGCCCATGTATCGGTATGCGCGTCGAACTGGATCACCGACATCGGCCCGTACTTGGCGGCATGGGCCTTGAGGATCGGCAGGGTGATCGAGTGATCACCACCCAGCGTCACCGCCGCGGTCTCGGTCGCGAGGATGCCCGCGATGTGCCGCTCGAGCGTTTCGGGGAAGGCCGGCACGTTGGCATAGTCGAAGGCCAGATCGCCACAGTCGGCAATGGCGAACTCGGACAGCACGTCGTAGCCCCAGCCATAGGGCGCGTCGCAGGGCTGCAGCAGCGACGCCTCGCGGATCGCCCGAGGCCCGAAGCGGGTGCCGGTGCGGTTGGTCACCGCCTGGTCGAAGGGCACGCCGGTCACCGCGATGTCGGCCGCCGCGAGGTCCTTGGTGTAGCGCCGGCGCAGGAACGAGGCCGCACCCCCGAAGACATTCTCGAAACTCGGACCCTTCAGCTCCTCGCGGGTGAAGGCGTGGTCGACCTGGGATTTCGCGTCTTCGAGGGCCATGGGATCACTCCTGAAGCGGCAGCGCGGTCTCGATCAGCCGCGCGAAGAAGCTCGCACCAATGGGCGCGATCTCGTCGTTGAAGTCGTATTTCGGGTGGTGACAGCCGAAGGTGTCGCCCTGCCCGAGGAACAGGTACGCCCCGGGGCGCGCCTCGAGCATGTAGGAGAAATCCTCGGCGGGCATGATCGGATCGCAATCGTCAACCACCTTGTCGGCGCCGACGATCTCGCGCGCCACCTGCGCCGCGAAGGCCGCCTGCGCCGGGTGGTTCACCGTCACCGGATAGCCGCGGTCGTAGGTCAGCTCGGCGGTGCAGCCGTAGACCTGCGCCTGCGCCTCGACGATCTCGCGGATGCGGCGCTCGGCAAGGTCGCGGATCTCTGCCGAGAAGCAGCGCACGGTGCCGGTCAGGTAGGCGGTGCCGGGGATGATGTTGAAGGTGGTGCCAGCGTGGAACTCGGTCACCGACACGACCAGTCGGTCGAGCGCGTTGACGTTGCGGCTGACGATGGTCTGCATCGCCTGCACGATGGCGGCCCCCGCCGGTATCGGGTCGATGCAATCCTGCGGCGAGGCGCCGTGGCCGCCCTTGCCGGTGATGTCGATGCGGAACTCGTCGGCCGAGGCCTGCAGCGGGCCGGAAGTGGTCAGGAAATGCCCCTGCGCATCGCCCGGCGCGTTGTGCATGCCGTAGACCTCGGCGATGTCGAAGCGGTCCATGATGCCTTCGTCGATCATCGCCTTGGCCCCCGCGCCGCCCTCTTCGGCGGGCTGGAAGATCAGCGCCACGCGACCGGCGAAATTGCGCGTCTCGGCAAGGTACTTGGCGGCGGCGAGCAGCATGGTGGTATGGCCGTCATGACCGCAGGTATGCGCGACGCCCGGCACCTTGGAGGCATGGTCGGTGCCCGACAGATCCTCCATCGGCAGTGCGTCCATGTCGGCGCGCAGCCCGATGGTCCGCCCGGTGCCGCGCCCCTCGATGATCGCCACGACGCCCGACTGCGCGATGCCCGGATGGATCTCGGTGATGCCGAAGCTTTCCAGCTTCCCGACCACGAATTTCGCCGTCTCGTGGCAGTCGTACTGCAGCTCGGGATGCTGGTGCAGGTGGCGCCGCCAGGCCTTCAGCGTCTCGGCGTCGGCGGCGATGGAATTGATGACGGGCATTCGCGGTCTTCTCTCGGGTCAGCCCCCGGCCGGGATGGCCGGGGTCGCGTCTTGCCCGCAATGAAGACCGAAAAGTCTTACGCCCGCAAGGGTTGCCGAGTCTCGATGATCTTGACGAAATAGGAGGCGCCGAGCGGTGCCGCCTCGTCGTTGAAGTCGAACTTCGGGTGGTGCACCGACGGCCCGATCCCCTGCCCGAGATAGACGAAGGACCCCGGCCGCGCCTCGAGCATGTAGGAGAAATCCTCGGCCCCCATCGAGGGCGCGATCTCGTCCAGCACCTCGGGCACGACGCCCCTCGCCACCTTTACCGCGAACTCGGTCTGCGCGGCGTGGTTGACGGTCGGCGGGTAGTTCGGCTGGAAGTCGAGATCGGCGGCGACGCCGTAGGCCATGGCCTGCCCACCCACGATCTCGCGCAGGCGGCGCTCGGCCATCGCGCGGATGCCGGGATCGAAGCTGCGGATCGTCCCCGCGAGCCGCACCGTCTCGGGGATCACGTTGGTGGCCGAGCCGCCCTGCACCGTGGTGAGCGAGACCACCAGCGATTTCAGCGGGTCGGCGTTGCGCGACGGAACCGACAGCAGCGCCTGCCCGATGGCCAGAGCGCAGGGCACCGGGTCGATGCAGAGGTCGGGATGCGCCGCGTGGCCGCCCTTGCCGGTCAGCACCAGCTCGAAGTCGTCCACCGCCGCCATGATCGGGCCCTTGGTGGTCGCCATGGTGCCGAGCGGCAGCGACGGGTCGGTGTGGATCGCATAGACCTCGGAGACCCCGAACCGGTCCATGATGCCGTCCTCGACCATGATGCGCCCGCCGCCGATCGTCTCCTCGGCGGGCTGGAAAATCAGCGCGACCTTGCCGGCGAAGTTGCGCGTCTCGGCAAGGTAGCGCGCGGCGCCCAGCAGCATCGTGGTATGCCCGTCATGGCCGCAGGCATGCATCTTGCCGGGCACGAGGCTGGCGTGCTCCGCGCCGGTCTCCTCGTCCATCGGCAGCGCGTCCATGTCGGCGCGCAGCGCGGTCACCGGGCCCTCGCCCTGCCCCTCGATGATCGCCACGACGCCCGACTCGGCGATGCCCTCGTGAATCTCCGTGATCCCGAACTCGCGCAGCCGGGCGACGACAAACTTCGCCGTCTCGTGGCAGTCGAGGCTCAGCTCGGGGTTCTGGTGCAGATGGCGGCGCCAGGCGCGCATGTCGTCGGCGTAATCCGCGATCCGGTTCACGATGGGCATGGGTGGACTCCTGAAGGTCTTTGAAGCAGGAAAAGGTCAAATACACATTTGGCGGAGAAGTCCATGACCCTCGATGCGCGTGACGAGCTGATCCACGATCCCAGGGGCGGCATGCCCCGCCTGCTGGAGATCATGCGCCGCCTGCGCCACCCCGAGACCGGCTGCCCCTGGGATCTCGAGCAGGATTTCGCCACCATCGCCCCCTACACGATCGAGGAGGCCTACGAGGTCGCCGACGCCATCGAGCGCGAGGCCTGGGCCGAGTTGAAGGGCGAGCTGGGCGACCTGCTCTTCCAGTCGGTCTTCCACGCGCAGATGGCCGAGGAGCGCGGGCTCTTCAGCTTCGACGACGTGGCCAACACCATGTCCGACAAGATGGTCACCCGCCATCCGCATGTCTTCGGCGACGAGAGCAACGAGAAATCCCCCGAGCAGCAGACCGCCGACTGGGAGAAGATCAAGGCCGCCGAACGCGCCGCCAAGGCCGAGAAGGGCGTGCTCGACGGCGTCGCCATGGGTCTCCCGGCGCTCCTGCGCGCGGTCAAGCTGCAGAACCGCGCCGCCCGCGTCGGCTTCGACTGGCCCTCGACCGACGAGGTGATGGACAAGCTCATCGAGGAGGTGCAGGAGCTGCGCGAGGCCACCGACCCCGATCACGCCGAGGAGGAATTCGGCGACCTGCTCTTCGTCATGGCCAACCTCGCCCGGCACATGAAGATCGACCCCGAGCAGGCGCTGCGCCGCGCCAACGCCAAGTTCACCCGCCGGTTCAAGTCGATCGAGGCCGCGCTCGACGCCCGCGGCAAGCGCCCCGAGGACAGTGACCTCGCCGAGATGGACGCGCTCTGGGACGAGGCCAAGGCCGCGGAAAAGGCTCAGAAGGCCGCCCGCGCCAATCCGGCGCAGCCGGTCACGAAAGCCTGATCTTTCCTCTAAGGCATTGACCTGATAATTTCACTCGGGATATTGACCCGCAAGAATTGGCCCATCCCGACTTGCATGACCGGAGGACTTTGATGCTGCGTCTCGGAACCGCCCTCGCCCTGATCGCCTGCGCCGCACCCGCGCTGGCCGAGGAAGTGAACCTCTATTCCTACCGTCAGCCCGAGCTGCTGCAGCCGCTGACCGACGCCTTCACCGCCGCCACCGGCATTGACGTCAACGTGGCCTACATCGACAAGGGGCTCGAGGAGCGCCTCGTCGCCGAGGGCGACCGCTCGCCCGCGGACCTCATCTTCACCGTCGACATCTCGCGCCTTGCCGCCGCGGTGCAGGCGGGGGTGACCCAGCCGGTGCACAGCGACGTGCTCGACGAGAACGTGCCCGCCCAGTACCGCGACCCCGACGGGCAATGGTACGGGCTGACCACCCGCGCGCGCATCGTCTACGCCGCGAAGGACCGCGTCGATCCCTCCGAGATCACCACCTACGAGGATCTGGCCGATCCGAAGTGGAAGGGCCGCATCTGCACCCGCTCCGGCACGCATGACTACAACGTCGCGCTGGTCGCCGCGATGATCCACCACCACGGCGAGGAATACGCCAAGACCTGGCTGCAGGGGCTGAAGGACAACCTCGCCCGCCGCCCGCAGGGCAACGACCGCGCGCAGGTCAAGGCGATCTGGGCCGGCGAATGCGACATCGCGCTCGGCAACACCTACTACATGGGCCAGATGCTGAACGACCCCGAGCAGGTGGACTGGGCCAACTCGGTCAACGTGCTCTTCCCGGTCTTCGAGCACGGCGGCACCCACGTGAACATCTCGGGCGTGGCGATGACCAAGTCGGCACCGAACCGCGAGAACGCGCTGAAGATGATGGAATACCTGTCCTCGCCCGAGGCGCAGGAGATCTACGCCCACGCCAACTTCGAATACCCGATCGCCCCCGGCACCGAGGCGGACGACCTGGTCAAGGGCTGGGGCAGCTTCACCGCCGACGACACCAACCTCATGACCCTCGCGCAGCAGCGCGGCGCCGCGCTGCGGCTGGTCGAAGAGGTCGATTACGACGGCTGATCCCGCTCCGGGTTGAACGCCTAAGGGGCCCCGCGGGGCCCCTATTTCATGCGCGGTCCCCGCGGCCCGCGCGGCAGGAGGGGGCGCCGCCCCCTCGGCGCTGCGCGCCTCACCCCCGGAGTACTTGCGGAAAGATGAAAGGCAGGGGGCGCGCCCCTGCCCTTCTTCTCTTTTCAAATACGCATATCCCGCACGCGTCAGGCCACGCGGCGCCCGTGGCTCCAGACCCCCCGCAGGCAGGGCTGGCCCTCGATCCGGCGCAGCCGCACCACGTCGGCGAGCAGCCCCGGCGCGAGCCGGCCGCGGTCGTCCAGCCCCGCGGCGGCGGCGGGCGCGGCGCTCACCGTGGCGATGCCGCGCGGCAGGTCGTCCCAGAGGTCGGCCAGCAGGAAGGCCGCGCCCATCAGCGCCGCCGGCACGTAATCGGACGAGACGATGTCCAGCAGGTCGAGCCGCGCCAGCTCCTCCGCCGCGACGTTGCCCGAGTGCGACCCGCCCCGGATGAGGTTCGGCGCGCCCATCATGACGGCGATGCCGGAGGCCTTGCAGGCCCGCGCCGCCTCGACCGTGGTCGGGAACTCCGCCAGCCGCACGCCGTAGCCGCGGCTCACCTCGACATGCCCGGCGGTGGTGTCATCGTGGCTCGCCAGCACCGCGCCGAGCCGCTGCGCCGCGGCGACGGCGCCGGCCTCGTGCGCCTCGCCGAGCTCGGCGCGCAGCCGGGTGAGCGTGTCGACATGGTCGATGAAATCCTCGTCCGACAGCCCGTGCTTGCCGCAGACGTATTCCTTGAACTTGCCCATGTCGCGGAACTGCCGCTGCCCGGGCGTGTGGTCCATCAGCGAGACGATCCCCACCCGGTCCGCCG
The Salipiger sp. H15 DNA segment above includes these coding regions:
- a CDS encoding DUF1499 domain-containing protein, producing the protein MRIIFWIVLLLVIAGLAWIRLAPSDPAVWNVDPQVSADQDLASGVRRRIPGGEKTFEALHRIILESPRTEVLAGSPAEGRATYVSRSKWMGFPDYTTVQQNDGQLGLYARQRFGQSDMGVNKARVDDWLAKLDAQQD
- the speB gene encoding agmatinase; amino-acid sequence: MALEDAKSQVDHAFTREELKGPSFENVFGGAASFLRRRYTKDLAAADIAVTGVPFDQAVTNRTGTRFGPRAIREASLLQPCDAPYGWGYDVLSEFAIADCGDLAFDYANVPAFPETLERHIAGILATETAAVTLGGDHSITLPILKAHAAKYGPMSVIQFDAHTDTWADDDFARIDHGTFMYKAVKLGLVDPARSVQIGIRTDNPDTLGFNIIDARELHRIGPEAAAARAREIVRGHPVYLTFDIDALDPAFAPGTGTPVWGGLSSHQAAVCLRELAGINLVGGDVVEVSPPFDTTGATAIAGAHVAMELLCLWGWTRR
- a CDS encoding M20 aminoacylase family protein; amino-acid sequence: MPVINSIAADAETLKAWRRHLHQHPELQYDCHETAKFVVGKLESFGITEIHPGIAQSGVVAIIEGRGTGRTIGLRADMDALPMEDLSGTDHASKVPGVAHTCGHDGHTTMLLAAAKYLAETRNFAGRVALIFQPAEEGGAGAKAMIDEGIMDRFDIAEVYGMHNAPGDAQGHFLTTSGPLQASADEFRIDITGKGGHGASPQDCIDPIPAGAAIVQAMQTIVSRNVNALDRLVVSVTEFHAGTTFNIIPGTAYLTGTVRCFSAEIRDLAERRIREIVEAQAQVYGCTAELTYDRGYPVTVNHPAQAAFAAQVAREIVGADKVVDDCDPIMPAEDFSYMLEARPGAYLFLGQGDTFGCHHPKYDFNDEIAPIGASFFARLIETALPLQE
- a CDS encoding M20 aminoacylase family protein, encoding MPIVNRIADYADDMRAWRRHLHQNPELSLDCHETAKFVVARLREFGITEIHEGIAESGVVAIIEGQGEGPVTALRADMDALPMDEETGAEHASLVPGKMHACGHDGHTTMLLGAARYLAETRNFAGKVALIFQPAEETIGGGRIMVEDGIMDRFGVSEVYAIHTDPSLPLGTMATTKGPIMAAVDDFELVLTGKGGHAAHPDLCIDPVPCALAIGQALLSVPSRNADPLKSLVVSLTTVQGGSATNVIPETVRLAGTIRSFDPGIRAMAERRLREIVGGQAMAYGVAADLDFQPNYPPTVNHAAQTEFAVKVARGVVPEVLDEIAPSMGAEDFSYMLEARPGSFVYLGQGIGPSVHHPKFDFNDEAAPLGASYFVKIIETRQPLRA
- the mazG gene encoding nucleoside triphosphate pyrophosphohydrolase; the protein is MTLDARDELIHDPRGGMPRLLEIMRRLRHPETGCPWDLEQDFATIAPYTIEEAYEVADAIEREAWAELKGELGDLLFQSVFHAQMAEERGLFSFDDVANTMSDKMVTRHPHVFGDESNEKSPEQQTADWEKIKAAERAAKAEKGVLDGVAMGLPALLRAVKLQNRAARVGFDWPSTDEVMDKLIEEVQELREATDPDHAEEEFGDLLFVMANLARHMKIDPEQALRRANAKFTRRFKSIEAALDARGKRPEDSDLAEMDALWDEAKAAEKAQKAARANPAQPVTKA
- a CDS encoding Fe(3+) ABC transporter substrate-binding protein, coding for MLRLGTALALIACAAPALAEEVNLYSYRQPELLQPLTDAFTAATGIDVNVAYIDKGLEERLVAEGDRSPADLIFTVDISRLAAAVQAGVTQPVHSDVLDENVPAQYRDPDGQWYGLTTRARIVYAAKDRVDPSEITTYEDLADPKWKGRICTRSGTHDYNVALVAAMIHHHGEEYAKTWLQGLKDNLARRPQGNDRAQVKAIWAGECDIALGNTYYMGQMLNDPEQVDWANSVNVLFPVFEHGGTHVNISGVAMTKSAPNRENALKMMEYLSSPEAQEIYAHANFEYPIAPGTEADDLVKGWGSFTADDTNLMTLAQQRGAALRLVEEVDYDG
- a CDS encoding alpha-D-ribose 1-methylphosphonate 5-triphosphate diphosphatase, with amino-acid sequence MARTILSNARIVLENEVITGSLVMEEGRIAAIDPGVGVAAGAEDCDGDLLIPGLIELHTDNLERHMQPRPNVNWPHAAAILAHDAELASAGITTVFDAMRVGSVITDRKSRYGKYARALAGELLEARARDMLKISHFLHLRAETCSETLLEELAEFGAADRVGIVSLMDHTPGQRQFRDMGKFKEYVCGKHGLSDEDFIDHVDTLTRLRAELGEAHEAGAVAAAQRLGAVLASHDDTTAGHVEVSRGYGVRLAEFPTTVEAARACKASGIAVMMGAPNLIRGGSHSGNVAAEELARLDLLDIVSSDYVPAALMGAAFLLADLWDDLPRGIATVSAAPAAAAGLDDRGRLAPGLLADVVRLRRIEGQPCLRGVWSHGRRVA